From the Streptomyces sp. KMM 9044 genome, one window contains:
- a CDS encoding ATP-binding protein, with the protein MSTTRPHLPGDRGPEPGGASGVPGGSAPTASAADGGVASPPSAAQSTVASVPEASGLSGSSGGGRKVRRLSFEDQSGVVPLARDFTRQALHAWGWLPAADRRAAAEDVLLVVSELVTNACLHAEGPDRLSIACDNKVIRLEVTDRGTGQPAPRTPHQAGRPGGHGMFIVQRLCLDWGVLRTPGVAGKTVWAELGAPA; encoded by the coding sequence ATGAGCACCACCCGGCCCCACCTGCCGGGCGACCGCGGTCCGGAACCCGGCGGTGCCTCCGGGGTACCCGGGGGCAGCGCGCCGACGGCGAGCGCGGCCGACGGGGGCGTGGCCTCGCCCCCGTCGGCCGCGCAGTCCACCGTGGCGTCCGTCCCGGAGGCATCGGGGTTGTCCGGTTCGTCGGGGGGAGGGCGTAAGGTCCGCCGGCTGAGTTTCGAGGACCAGAGCGGTGTCGTTCCCCTCGCCCGCGACTTCACCCGCCAGGCCCTGCACGCGTGGGGCTGGCTGCCCGCCGCCGACCGGAGGGCCGCCGCCGAGGACGTCCTGCTCGTCGTGTCCGAACTGGTCACCAACGCGTGCCTGCACGCCGAAGGGCCGGACCGGTTGAGCATCGCTTGCGACAACAAGGTGATCCGGCTCGAGGTCACCGACCGCGGCACCGGTCAGCCGGCACCGCGTACCCCGCACCAGGCGGGGCGGCCCGGCGGGCACGGCATGTTTATCGTGCAGCGTCTCTGTCTGGACTGGGGTGTCCTACGCACCCCCGGCGTCGCGGGCAAGACCGTGTGGGCGGAACTCGGGGCGCCCGCCTGA